GGCGTCCTCGATCACGATCAGGCCTCGGTGGAAGCGGCGTCGGCCTCGGCCTCGGCCTTGTCCGACTTCTTGGCCTTCGGGGTGATGGCAACACCGGTGGTGCTGTCCTCGAAGCCGGCGACGGCCTTCGCGAAGAGGTGCGAGAAGTCCTCGACCTTGGGCTCGGCGACCTTGAGCGGCGCCGGAGCCGGGAGGCCCTTGAACTTCTGCCAGTCGCCGGTCAGCTTGAGGATGGCGAGCACCGGCTCGGTCGGCTGGGCGCCGACGGACAGCCAGTACTGCGCGCGGTCGGTGTCGACCTCGATCTTCGAGGGGTCGTAGGTCGGCTGGTAGATGCCGATCTCCTCGATCGCGCGACCGTCACGCTTGGTGCGGGCGTCGGCGACGATGATGCGGTAGTGCGGGGCGCGAATCTTGCCGAGACGCTTGAGCTTGATCTTGACTGCCACGGGAGTGGATTCTCCTGGAGTTGACGTGGGTGAGCGGCCGCGTCCTCCGCGTGGGGTTGCGGGGTCGGCCGTTCAAGGGACACGCCAGCCGTAGGAGAGAGGGGTCCTGCTCGGCTGCCGAGTACTCAGCTGTCAATTGTGCCACACCGCCGCAGGTCGGCCCGACAGGGGTCGCGACGGGCACCCGCGCCACCCCACCCGGCCCGCCCGCCCGGCCCCGCCCGCGCCGCGGGGCCGACCACCCCTGGACCCGGGGGTCGGGCCCGTCCAGCTGCTTGCGCCCCCGCTCGACCGGCGCCGGCCGCCGGGCGTCACCGCCGCCCGGGCGTGCCCGGAAAACTCGAAGGCCTGGCCGACCATGAGCTCGCGCTCCGGTCAGCCAGGCCCCTGACTACGCAATCTTGAACGGCTGCTGGCAGGCACCACAGACGATCGAGGCCTGCGCGAGCACCGACGGCACCACCCGGACGTTGCGACCGCACCCGCAGATCGCCTTGACCCGGACTCCGCCCCCGGAGGAGCCGTGCCGGGCCGCGGGGCCCCGGAAGGCGCGCGAGGCGCCGTCGCCGGCCACGGCCTCCTGATGGGCACCGAGCGCATGGTCGAGCCGCTCGATCGTGTCGGCGTACCTCTCCTGCGTCTCCTTGAGCATGGTCACCTGGGAGAAGCCACTGCTCGCGTGCGGCTCGACCGGGTGGGCCAGCCCGAGCTCGGAGGCGAGCAGCAGGAAGCGCCGGTTGTGGTAGCGCCCGGCCCGCGAGGTGTCCCGGATGTCCCGGGCGGCGGCCAGGCCGTGGGCGGCCTCGTGGAGCAGCCGCTCGAAACCGAGCCGGGTGCCACAGGCCGAGGAGGATTCGCCGATGAGGGCCTCGGGCGAGGCCAGATCGGGGAGATCCTGGTGGTGGGTCTGGATGTCACTCCAGGCGGCGGCCAGTTCGGCCGCGAGGACGAGGGGCTGTGTCGTGCTCACGCTAGACCAACGATGGAGTGCGTGCCGATGTTCCGGGGCGTCCCGTTCTCCTGGAATTCCCAGGAAACTCTCAGGAATACGCGGCAGCGCGCATATTGCGTGTTATCGATCTGACGCAAGACCAACCCCCTGCAAGTGTGGACCCGTCGGAGTTCGGCGGGCTCGTCTGCTTCCGCCCCTGGGCGGGCGATCGCCCAAGACGTACGGCCCGTCGCCCTCGTCGAGTTGACAGGGCCACGGGCCGTACACCGTACCGCTATTCCGTTAATACCGGGAGTTGACCGGTCAGTAGGCATGTCAACAGGTGAGACGATCGCCCCCACCGCGACGAAAGAAGCCTGCCGGGCCGGAACAGAACCGTCCGGTAACCACCTTGAAATCGAATCAGTAGGCGCGCGCGACGATCGCGATATTGCCGGCCTGGTCGTCCGTCAACGGCACGGAGCCGTCGGCGGCGACGATGCAGCGCACCGATACGCCCTGCTCGGCCAGCTTGGCCTCGCCCTCCGGGCCGAGGTCGGCCCAGGAGATGCGGCCCCAGCCGGTGGCGGCGGCCTCGATCGCCTCGTCGATCGTGGTGACGTCGACGGTGCGGGACTCGCGGCGCTCGCGGGACTGACGGAGCAGCAGCGCCTGGTCCTCCTCCAGGAGGCCGGGCAGCAGCGCCGCCAGGCCGTCGATCGCGACCGGCTCCTTGCCACCGGGGATGCGACGGGCCAGCATCGCGGTGCCGCCCTCCAGGTCGCGCGGGCCGACCTCGATGCGCACCGGTACGCCCTTGAGCTCCCAGTCGACGGCACGGCGGCCGAACGGGGTGTCGGTGCGGTCGTCGACCACGACCCTGATGCCCGCGGCCTCCAGCTCCGCGCCGATCTCGCGGACCTTGGCCAGCACGGCGTCGTCGCCCTTGATGGCGAGGACGACGGCCTGGGTCGCGGCCAGTCGCGGCGGCACGCGCAGGCCGTTGTCGTCGCCGTGCGACATGATCAGGCCGCCGACCATCCGGGTCGAGACGCCCCAGGAGGTCTGCCAGACGTGCTCGCGCTCCGCGCCCTGCAGCTGGTAGGTGGTGTTGAACGCCTTGGCGAAGTTCTGGCCCAGCTCGTGGCTGGTGCCCATCTGCAGCGCCTTGCCGTCACCCATCATGCCTTCGAGGGTGAGGGTGTTGATGGCACCCGCGAAGCGCTCCTTGGCGGTCTTGCGACCGAGCACCACGTCGATGCCGAGCACGTTGATCATGAAGTCCGCGTAGACCTCGGTGTGGATGCGGGAGGCGTACGCCCGCGCGTCCTCGTAGGTGGCGTGGGCCGTGTGGCCCTCCTGCCAGAGGAACTCGGTGGTGCGCAGGAAGACGCGCGGACGCAGCTCCCAGCGGACCACGTTGGCCCACTGGTTGA
The sequence above is drawn from the Kitasatospora sp. NBC_00315 genome and encodes:
- the proS gene encoding proline--tRNA ligase; translated protein: MAKAPVLTPQADDFPRWYQDLINKAELADNGPVRGTMVIRPYGYGLWERMQQEMDARIKKAGAQNAYFPMFIPQSYLTREAEHVEGFAPELAVVTHGGGKELEEPVVVRPTSETIINEYFSKWVQSHRDLPLLINQWANVVRWELRPRVFLRTTEFLWQEGHTAHATYEDARAYASRIHTEVYADFMINVLGIDVVLGRKTAKERFAGAINTLTLEGMMGDGKALQMGTSHELGQNFAKAFNTTYQLQGAEREHVWQTSWGVSTRMVGGLIMSHGDDNGLRVPPRLAATQAVVLAIKGDDAVLAKVREIGAELEAAGIRVVVDDRTDTPFGRRAVDWELKGVPVRIEVGPRDLEGGTAMLARRIPGGKEPVAIDGLAALLPGLLEEDQALLLRQSRERRESRTVDVTTIDEAIEAAATGWGRISWADLGPEGEAKLAEQGVSVRCIVAADGSVPLTDDQAGNIAIVARAY
- the rpsP gene encoding 30S ribosomal protein S16 encodes the protein MAVKIKLKRLGKIRAPHYRIIVADARTKRDGRAIEEIGIYQPTYDPSKIEVDTDRAQYWLSVGAQPTEPVLAILKLTGDWQKFKGLPAPAPLKVAEPKVEDFSHLFAKAVAGFEDSTTGVAITPKAKKSDKAEAEADAASTEA